One region of Purpureocillium takamizusanense chromosome 4, complete sequence genomic DNA includes:
- a CDS encoding uncharacterized protein (EggNog:ENOG503PV72~TransMembrane:1 (o32-50i)), whose amino-acid sequence MYRAPRSFSTSARVHPSFLPHLRHSRHMPFRWLKPILVVSMIGLAAKTYVEVAGRRRDARLLAAERDAAEQQRRDNALMDVYGDRSSLDALEKAVEFYEKRR is encoded by the exons atgtaCCGCGCCCCCAGGAGcttctcgacctcggccagAGTGCATCCCAGCTTCCTTCCTCACCTGCGCCACTCTCGCCACATGCCATTTCGCTG GCTCAAACCCATACTTGTCGTCTCCATGATCGGCCTAGCCGCAAAGACCTACGTCGAAGTCGCCGGGAGGCGTCGTGACGCTCGGCTGCTCGCCGCTGAgcgcgacgctgccgagcagcagcgccgcgacaaTGCCCTCATGGACGTCTACGGCGACCGTTCCAGTCTCGATGCCCTGGAGAAAGCCGTCGAGTTCTATGAGAAGCGGCGCTGA
- a CDS encoding uncharacterized protein (TransMembrane:1 (i69-87o)) — protein sequence MPSVLSSNATFFRRHDGAAKEAFKTAAGLPMAVMTLWGPSGDSDKAPWAEMACVMPNAKDAASGSTTRAVAFLGWSAVTLAVVASLVL from the coding sequence ATGCCGTCCGTCCTGAGCAGCAATGCAACCTTCTTCCGCCGTCACGATGgggccgccaaggaggcgtTTAAGACAGCCGCGGGCCTGCCCATGGCCGTCATGACCTTGTGGGGGCCGTCAGGCGACTCGGACAAGGCGCCTTGGGCGGAGATGGCTTGTGTCATGCCCAATGCCAAGGACGCGGCCAGCGGCTCGACGACTCGCGCTGTCGCATTCCTGGGCTGGTCGGCCGTCACCCTGGCGGTAGTCGCCTCGCTTGTTCTGTGA
- a CDS encoding uncharacterized protein (COG:S~EggNog:ENOG503PIQY), with protein sequence MPVQRKKPKANAEPRTPSVLLADYRTCWLVKSNAASIDIVVKQEVFVVHKSVLTKSSEYFDTCLNKPGFKEASNNKVVFDDIDPKYMGFYIGLAASFATIVRHTPPKPLANPESQHPKNHMRDFVEVLKLCDRFLSREMGKFMTQCLKVAIGDAHRTLFRTGNDITLQKMTTQDFADAFEALILEHTAQRELGNLMIQYFCDGVNYKAWTQILDAMVNTPNFVAHVSKGFASKLADQDAHRSKIKRRELAGPAID encoded by the exons ATGCCTGTCCAACGTAAGAAGCCCAAGGCTAACGCGGAGCCACGAACGCCTTCAGTTCTTCTCGCAGACTATCGCACCTGCTGGCTCGTCAA GAGTAATGCAGCTTCTATCGACATCGTGGTCAAGCAAGAGGTTTTTGTTGTGCACAAGAGCGTCCTCACGAAGAGCTCCGAATACTTCGACACGTGCCTTAACAAGCCCGGCTTCAAGGAAGCCTCCAACAACAAGGTCGTgttcgacgacatcgacccCAAGTACATGGGATTTTATATTGGTCTGGCTGCCAGCTTCGCGACCATCGTGCGGCATACACCACCGAAACCCTTGGCAAACCCTGAGTCACAGCATCCCAAAAACCACATGCGAGACTTTGTCGAGGTCTTGAAACTGTGCGATCGGTTTCTGAGCAGAGAAATGGGCAAATTCATGACCCAGTGTCTCAAGGTAGCGATTGGGGACGCCCATCGGACGCTCTTCCGAACCGGGAATGACATTACGCTGCAGAAGATGACCACGCAGGACTTCGCCGACGCATTCGAAGCCTTGATTCTGGAGCATACCGCTCAAAGGGAACTGGGCAACCTCATGATCCAATACTTCTGTGATGGTGTGAACTACAAGGCTTGGACGCAAATCTTGGACGCAATGGTGAATACGCCGAACTTTGTGGCCCACGTATCCAAGGGCTTCGCGAGCAAGCTGGCCGACCAGGATGCTCATCGTTCAAAGATCAAGCGCAGAGAGCTCGCCGGCCCGGCGATTGACTGA